The stretch of DNA cgttgtgacgtttggtagcacacaaagtgttcctccggtaatcgggagttgcataatctcatagtcataggaacatgtataagtcatgaagaaagcaatagcagtaaactaaaacgatcaagtgctaagctaacggaatgggtcaagtcaatcacatcattctcctaatgatgtgatcccgtttatgaaatgacaactcatgtccatggttaggaaacataaccatctttgatcaatgagctagtcaagtagaggcatactagtgacactctatttgtctatgtattcacacatatattatgtttccggttaatacaattctagcatgaataataaacatttatcatgatataaggaaataaataataactttgttattgcctctagggcatatttccttcaccacatcaatcaaagtttgacccaaaaTGATCGGGACATAGCATGTCTTATGTTGTGGATCGAGCCCAACCAAAGGCATGCAACACGAACTCAAAGGAAATCATCACCACCCCCGTGCCCACCATCATCACCTCCATGGACACCACGACCATCACCACTAGGAGACACCTCCGATTGGGCTATGATCTCCAAATGAGTGAGCTTCTTATGCTTCCTTGACGTGGTATCCATCATGCATGGGTTCATGAACATGATAGCCCACTCTTCGGCCTTCTTCTCTTTTGCAAGCCTCTTCTCCTCAAGAGCAATCCTACGCTCCTCTGCTGCCACCTTCCTCTCTTCGGCTTGTCACATCCCCCCTCCTCCACACTACAATGAACAACAACAAGCTCAAACCCCACAACCGCAAACCATCGTTAATGTGTCAGACAAAAAAGAAAACGCAAAAAAGATACCTCTATGACATTTCACAAGCACTTGGCGGCCCTGGTCCTTGCCCGCGGCTACGACGGCcaaacgcgccggagaaggaggtgtAGGGGTGGCCGAAACAGGGCTATGATCCATCGTATAAGAAGAAGGTGGCGTGCGGGTcggcgtggccttcttcttcttcttcttcttcttcttcttctttttgccgcCGTCACCTCGGTGAGCGCCTTCATCGCCTCCACCGGCTTTTCGCCCACTTGCCACCGGGCGAAGCAACAAGATGGCGTCCGGCATCATCATGGGTGCTAGGGCCTTGCCACGGGCCTTTGATGTCTGCGCGACGGTACGGAGCAAGTTTTTTTTGCCCCCAACCTCTTCCTTCGCAGGAGACAACAGAGGGGTCGATTCCGGCGGCGACGAGCCGAAGGCAGTGGCCAGCGAGGTCGGAGTCGACTTCCAATTTCAGTGCGGTCGATGTTACTTTTGATGTATGTGGTGTTTTCACACACTAGCTCATTATTTGTCAGTTAGTTTTGGAGTTTTGGTGATGGTTCAGTTCATCGATTTTTTGTTTCACTTAAATAGGTACAGGACATTCGCAAAGGAAAAAAAAGGTTTACAGGAGGCACCACTCCCCAAGATCCAGAACCTCTCCGTCGCGGCGGGCGGCGGCAAAACCTAGCGCTCCATCGCCGCTCCGTTCCCCAGCCGCGTCGGGCCGCGAGGGGCGGCTGTCGACGAGGAGCTGTGGGCGAAGTATTGACGCCAAATCTTCCGTCCGGACATGGAGAATAAGGAGGCTGCGGGCGCggctgcgggcgcggcggcggccgaaTCCGACGGGACCGCAGAGAAGCGGGCACGGAGTGGCGACTGCGACGACACCGCCGACGATTTCATCAGCAGTCTCCCCGACGCCGTCCTCGGcaccatcatctccctcctccccacCAAGGACGGCGGCCGGACGCGGGTCCTCTCCCGCCGATGGCGCCACCTCTGGCGCTCCGCGCCTCTCAACCTCGAGGTCAGCACCCGACCCCCCGATGCCGACGCCGACGCCCACGCCGCCGGGCCCGTCCCCACCCCCTCACGCGTCCTGCCCTCCGCCGTCTCCGAGATAATCTCCAAACACCCTGGCCCCGCACGCCGATTCTCCCTCCACTGCCGCGGCGACGGCGACCTCTGCCCCCAGGCGGCGGAGAGCTGGCTTTGCTCCCGCGCCCTCGCCAACCTCCAGGAGCTCGATATCAGCTACGCCGAACCCCCGCTGCTGACATCGGTTCTCCGCTCTGCGCCCAACATCCTTGTCGCCAAGATCAGCCATGGTGATTTCGAGCCGGCCATGATCAATTTCCCCTTCCTCAAGAAGCTCTCCCTGTTTCGCCTTACCATCTCAGGGGACCTCTTCCCCGGACTGTTATCCTGCTGCCATGCCTTGGAGAGCTTATCCATGACCAAAGTTCGTGCTGTGGGCTGTCTCCGTCTTAGCTCGCCGACCATTAGGACC from Triticum dicoccoides isolate Atlit2015 ecotype Zavitan chromosome 6A, WEW_v2.0, whole genome shotgun sequence encodes:
- the LOC119314718 gene encoding F-box/LRR-repeat protein At3g59190-like isoform X2 encodes the protein MENKEAAGAAAGAAAAESDGTAEKRARSGDCDDTADDFISSLPDAVLGTIISLLPTKDGGRTRVLSRRWRHLWRSAPLNLEVSTRPPDADADAHAAGPVPTPSRVLPSAVSEIISKHPGPARRFSLHCRGDGDLCPQAAESWLCSRALANLQELDISYAEPPLLTSVLRSAPNILVAKISHGDFEPAMINFPFLKKLSLFRLTISGDLFPGLLSCCHALESLSMTKVRAVGCLRLSSPTIRTIIFRHSYGETAELVIEDAPRLVRLLVPYCERDDSVTVRVIRAPNLEILGPFFVVVSKLLLFQGISLVSSTNSMRTLKVLALKSSGQKLNAVLNILRGFPCLEKLCVIFHTNRERNDENEPQYDPLHPVECLETRLKKVVFKSFEGYGKQVDFAKFFVLNAKVLDKIEFEVRNQYSSETVAYEHRLLQVENRASREARVEFRTTSY
- the LOC119314718 gene encoding FBD-associated F-box protein At1g66310-like isoform X1, with translation MENKEAAGAAAGAAAAESDGTAEKRARSGDCDDTADDFISSLPDAVLGTIISLLPTKDGGRTRVLSRRWRHLWRSAPLNLEVSTRPPDADADAHAAGPVPTPSRVLPSAVSEIISKHPGPARRFSLHCRGDGDLCPQAAESWLCSRALANLQELDISYAEPPLLTSVLRSAPNILVAKISHGDFEPAMINFPFLKKLSLFRLTISGDLFPGLLSCCHALESLSMTKVRAVGCLRLSSPTIRTIIFRHSYGETAELVIEDAPRLVRLLVPYCERDDSVTVRVIRAPNLEILGPFFVVVSKLLLFQVASGSSLNLAVGRHFYMEIIFLMFIVCFPQGISLVSSTNSMRTLKVLALKSSGQKLNAVLNILRGFPCLEKLCVIFHTNRERNDENEPQYDPLHPVECLETRLKKVVFKSFEGYGKQVDFAKFFVLNAKVLDKIEFEVRNQYSSETVAYEHRLLQVENRASREARVEFRTTSY